A portion of the Chelmon rostratus isolate fCheRos1 chromosome 15, fCheRos1.pri, whole genome shotgun sequence genome contains these proteins:
- the six4a gene encoding homeobox protein SIX4a: MSSSSAGEVTTANDIKRENVKEVDTRECIKLVALDAAELSMERTTPNTDAVRTELLVSAASSLAFSPEQVACVCEALQQGGNVDRLARFLWSLPQSDLLRGNESILKAQALVAFHQARYQELYSILENHSFSPSNHTFLQDLWYKARYTEAEKARGRPLGAVDKYRIRRKYPLPRTIWDGEETVYCFKERSRNALKDLYNQNRYPSPAEKRNLAKITGLSLTQVSNWFKNRRQRDRNPSEAQSKSESDGNHSTEDESSKGQEELSPRPLSNSSDGVITHGALPIQTGPLDSGVVIQQIGDIKLPPGSSSGGLYNGSLVTSNTSSTVFHNGGSSYLHTPGNILFNGLNLGIQPLAFNPLRPSGGVLLGGSGVDMQMGQEKGLASSAEDSALQYASYSGCVNGAEVKLEGVHTMAAQNGGSSVLTFSSSSGALQLGGYSLVQVPSGVPDSDGSSLLNSDVGLPPLQLSSSSSSAITQQGSMPLNNVAVSSSNDDSFQQQDKLTMTSLHHSTVLYNMSNAGQPSIKKEPLEGGVYSSYHHGLHLDHSGQLGYAAPNSDEVPSSQGPASTTEVPAVSSSSPEPEVYTTLTVSTPLMAQTDPSSHHLQPTEYLGGHQVRGPASSHLMGPGMNSNYMNLSENKVGGSGSAGVSEMVRAMCGEMEAVEGKELAKLQTVQMEEDMADL; this comes from the exons atgtcttcttcttctgccggAGAAGTCACAACAGCAAATGACATCAAGAGGGAAAATGTGAAGGAGGTGGATACGCGGGAGTGCATCAAGCTTGTGGCGCTGGACGCGGCGGAGTTGTCCATGGAGCGCACGACTCCCAACACGGACGCGGTGCGCACGGAGCTGTTGGTGAGCGCCGCTTCCTCCCTGGCTTTCTCCCCGGAGCAAGTGGCTTGCGTCTGCGAGGCTTTGCAGCAGGGGGGCAATGTGGACCGGCTGGCCAGGTTCCTGTGGTCCCTGCCACAGAGTGACCTGCTACGCGGCAACGAAAGCATCCTGAAAGCCCAAGCTCTCGTTGCTTTCCACCAGGCTCGGTATCAGGAGCTGTACAGTATTTTGGAGAACCACAGCTTCAGTCCGTCCAACCACACCTTTCTGCAAGATCTGTGGTACAAGGCAAGGTACACCGAGGCGGAGAAGGCGCGGGGGAGACCCCTGGGCGCCGTGGACAAGTACCGGATCCGGAGAAAGTACCCTCTTCCCAGGACTATCTGGGACGGCGAGGAGACTGTGTATTGTTTCAAGGAGAGGTCCCGAAACGCGCTGAAGGATCTCTATAATCAGAATAGGTACCCCTCTCCTGCCGAGAAACGAAATCTCGCCAAGATTACAGGACTCTCCTTGACCCAGGTCAGCAACTGGTTCAAAaacaggaggcagagagacCGAAACCCGTCCGAGGCACAATCAAAAAG tgaGTCTGATGGaaaccacagcacagaggatgAGTCTAGCAAAGGCCAGGAGGAGTTGTCTCCACGGCCCCTCTCTAACTCCTCAGATGGGGTGATCACCCATGGGGCCCTTCCCATTCAAACAGGGCCTCTGGACAGTGGGGTGGTCATCCAACAGATCGGGGACATCAAGCTGCCCCCCGGATCAAGCAGCGGCGGTCTCTACAATGGAAGTCTAGTGACCAGTAACACCTCCTCCACTGTGTTTCACAATGGCGGCTCGTCTTACCTCCACACACCTGGAAACATCCTCTTCAACGGGCTCAATCTGGGCATCCAGCCCTTGGCCTTCAACCCTCTGAGGCCGTCTGGAGGGGTGCTGCTGGGGGGCTCGGGAGTGGACATGCAGATGGGTCAGGAGAAGGGACTGGCCAGTTCTGCAGAGGACTCGGCCCTGCAGTACGCCTCCTACTCAGGCTGTGTCAACGGGGCGGAGGTGAAGCTGGAGGGGGTTCACACCATGGCTGCCCAGAACGGGGGCTCCTCTGTGCTCACATTCAGCTCGTCGTCAGGTGCGCTGCAGCTGGGTGGCTACAGTCTGGTCCAGGTACCAAGTGGAGTCCCCGACAGCGATGGCAGCTCATTACTCAACAGCGACGTAGGTcttcctccactgcagctctcttcctcatcttcctcagcaATCACACAACAAG GTTCCATGCCTCTGAACAATGTAGCAGTGAGTTCCTCCAATGACGACTCgttccagcagcaggacaagCTGACCATGACGTCCCTGCACCACAGCACAGTCCTCTACAACATGAGCAACGCCGGCCAGCCGTCCATCAAGAAGGAGCCTCTCGAGGGAGGTGTCTACTCCTCGTACCACCACGGCCTCCACCTGGACCACAGCGGTCAGCTCGGCTACGCCGCCCCCAACTCGGACGAGGTTCCCTCCAGCCAAGGTCCCGCCTCAACCACCGAGGTCCCCGCTGTCAGCTCGTCCAGCCCTGAGCCAGAGGTCTACACCACGCTCACCGTCAGCACGCCCCTGATGGCCCAAACAGACCCCAGCAGCCACCACCTCCAGCCCACAGAGTACCTTGGGGGCCACCAGGTCCGGGGCCCCGCGTCCTCGCACCTGATGGGCCCCGGCATGAACAGCAACTACATGAACCTTTCAGAGAACAAGGTGGGCGGCTCGGGCTCGGCAGGCGTGAGCGAGATGGTGCGGGCGATGTGTGGGGAGATGGAGGCCGTGGAGGGGAAGGAGCTAGCCAAACTACAGACAGtgcagatggaggaggacaTGGCTGACCTCTAA